In Rana temporaria chromosome 3, aRanTem1.1, whole genome shotgun sequence, a single window of DNA contains:
- the LOC120933478 gene encoding uncharacterized protein LOC120933478 has translation MSDRDPTESPAFNQDKANSLLHSARPARGPHPSLKAREVYEESKEETSSNLTALWHKTLSCIKTANETSNNPEQLNTALSRVKKAFENYKRLSEKFYSLLSHSSMEEAAVELKDFTSTDQQRHSTYLEAKAQIEGRLAQLHETTSCKSASSRHSGKSSRSARSYHKSSSKSLRSCSVRSTLSDQIVKARQKVAAAQVQAACSEREAAIKAQLEILQKSKEKEVALAELSVLEQALLEEEGAACPSLAACQDPIERTLQFVLSQNNDITVPPTVGDFSHHHPACGPEGNVSQNQAGQLDTPANRDTPQLPHVTKSSESTYAAHVPPQPYANRDYKGTAKDYRMNSMTPVIQFSSTSNAQRPSDIRPLPRLNPSATPFAPPTSQLQIPTMAQVGAPSVSPVAIKTEGINATELSKSMALQELITTGLYKFDDHPENYRSWRSTFKAVIKSLPVEPQAELDLLIKYSGRQSSEQVKRLKSVYIYNFNAGLDAAWERLNQDYGSPEVIESALFQRLNDFPKISVKDNHKLRELGDLLHELEIAKLDPSLPGLSYLDTAQGVNPIVARLPSYLQGKWTSVGSKYKYEHHVSFPPFSYFAEFVRKVAKSKNDPSFFYPDTTTTPLTTSRGIATNSKFKDLKYPIAVRKTEVASNVLATGIKASNLNQQCPIHNAPHSLSKCHAFKDKPIEERKSFLKEHNICFKCCASSDHLARDCKITIRCSLCNSAKHVDALHSDLFKRKPSPGSNPKPTSDDGGERSEQHANPVTTRCTEVCGEGLHSKSCSKICLVRVFPEGCPQNSIKMYAILDDQSNRSLASPEFFDLFNIHGEAWSYTLQTCAGKINTSGRRAHGFIVASEYEDIEFPLPTLIECDQLPNNREEIPTPEAARHYPHLSHIADYIPPLNKDVKILILLGRDVPRVHKIRELCNGPDDAPQAQKLDLGWVIIG, from the exons ATGTCTGACAGAGATCCCACAGAGTCACCTGCATTTAACCAAGATAAAGCAAACTCCTTACTTCATTCTGCTCGTCCCGCTAGAGGCCCTCATCCATCCTTGAAGGCAAGAGAGGTTTATGAAGAAAGTAAGGAAGAAACATCTAGTAACCTGACTGCATTATGGCATAAGACTTTAAGTTGTATAAAAACCGCTAATGAAACTAGCAACAATCCTGAGCAATTGAACACTGCTCTCTCAAGGGTTAAGAAGGCATTTGAGAATTATAAAAGACTTTCTGAAAAGTTCTATTCCCTATTGTCACATTCCAGCATGGAGGAAGCCGCAGTGGAATTAAAGGACTTTACTTCTACTGACCAGCAGAGGCATAGCACATATCTTGAAGCAAAGGCACAGATAGAAGGTAGATTAGCACAGCTACATGAAACTACATCCTGTAAATCTGCTTCTTCCAGACACTCAGGAAAATCTTCTAGATCTGCCCGCTCCTATCATAAATCCTCTTCTAAGTCACTGCGGTCCTGCTCTGTAAGGTCAACACTGAGTGACCAAATAGTCAAAGCTCGCCAGAAGGTCgcagcagcccaggttcaagcCGCCTGCTCTGAAAGAGAAGCAGCCATCAAA GCTCAGCTAGAAATCCTTCAGAAGAGTAAAGAAAAGGAAGTAGCATTGGCGGAATTATCCGTCTTGGAACAAGCCCTATTGGAAGAAGAAGGAGCAGCTTGTCCCAGCTTGGCTGCTTGTCAAGACCCCATTGAAAGGACCCTACAGTTCGTCTTAAGCCAGAACAACGACATCACAGTTCCACCTACAGTTGGAGATTTTTCTCATCATCATCCAGCATGTGGACCAGAAGGCAACGTGTCACAAAATCAAGCTGGTCAACTAGACACACCTGCTAACAGAGACACTCCGCAACTACCGCATGTCACAAAATCAAGTGAGTCAACCTATGCGGCTCACGTGCCACCGCAACCCTATGCGAATAGAGATTACAAGGGTACAGCAAAAGACTACAGGATGAACTCTATGACCCCTGTGATACAGTTCTCTTCAACTTCAAATGCTCAGAGACCTTCAGACATCAGACCCTTACCTAGATTGAACCCATCTGCAACACCTTTCGctccaccaaccagccaacttCAGATACCAACCATGGCTCAAGTCGGCGCACCATCAGTATCCCCGGTGGCTATAAAAACTGAAGGCATCAACGCTACGGAGCTCAGCAAGAGTATGGCTTTACAAGAATTGATCACAACTGGACTGTATAAATTTGATGACCACCCAGAGAACTACAGGAGTTGGAGATCTACATTTAAGGCGGTAATCAAGAGCTTGCCCGTTGAACCTCAAGCAGAACTCGATTTACTAATAAAGTATTCGGGGCGACAATCTTCAGAACAAGTAAAGAGACTTAAATCTGTTTACATCTATAACTTTAACGCAGGCCTTGATGCTGCCTGGGAACGTCTAAATCAAGACTATGGGAGTCCCGAAGTCATTGAATCTGCCTTATTCCAGAGACTAAACGACTTTCCTAAGATCTCTGTTAAGGACAATCATAAGCTTAGAGAGTTAGGCGACCTCCTTCATGAACTTGAAATTGCTAAGCTAGATCCTAGTTTACCAGGTCTTAGCTATTTAGACACTGCTCAGGGCGTGAATCCTATTGTAGCAAGGTTGCCTAGTTATCTTCAGGGAAAGTGGACTAGTGTAGGATCAAAATATAAGTATGAACATCAtgtttccttccctcccttttcttattttgcagagttcgtgcggaaggttgcaaaatccaagaatgacccaagcttcttctatccagatacaaccaccactcctttaaccacctcaagGGGTATTGCCACCAACAGTAAGTTCAAGGATTTAAAGTATCCTATTGCCGTGAGGAAGACAGAGGTAGCATCCAACGTCTTGGCTACAGGCATTAAGGCAAGCAATCTCAATCAACAGTGTCCTATCCATAATGCGCCACATTCTCTCTCCAAATGCCATGCATTTAAGGATAAGCCTATTGAAGAACGCAAGTCATTTCTCAAAGAGCATAATATCTGTTTCAAGTGTTGTGCATCCTCCGATCATTTAGCAAGAGACTGTAAGATCACCATCAGATGTTCTCTGTGTAACAGTGCCAAACATGTGGACGCTCTTCATTCAGACCTGTTCAAAAGGAAACCTTCACCCGGCAGCAACCCCAAGCCTACATCAGATGATGGCGGGGAGAGAAGTGAGCAACATGCCAACCCCGTAACCACAAGGTGTACAGAGGTATGTGGAGAAGGGCTTCATAGCAAGTCTTGTAGCAAGATATGTCTTGTAAGGGTTTTTCCTGAAGGATGCccacaaaattccataaaaatgtatgccatactCGACGATCAGAGCAATCGCTCATTGGCCAGTCCAGAATTCTTTGACCTATTCAACATTCATGGAGAGGCCTGGTCCTATACCTTGCAGACATGTGCAGGAAAGATCAATACTTCTGGAAGAAGAGCCCATGGCTTCATAGTGGCATCAGAATATGAGGACATAGAGTTTCCTCTTCCAACTCTAATCGAATGTGATCAGCTACCGAACAACAGAGAAGAAATCCCCACACCAGAGGCTGCACGTCATTACCCCCATTTAAGCCACATTGCTGACTACATTCCACCACTTAACAAGGATGTTAAGATCTTGATTCTACTAGGGAGAGACGTTCCTAGAGTCCATAAAATAAGAGAGTTATGTAACGGTCCAGACGATGCTCCTCAGGCCCAGAAACTTGATCTTGGATGGGTGATAATAGGATAA